A part of Saliniradius amylolyticus genomic DNA contains:
- the secD gene encoding protein translocase subunit SecD — protein sequence MINQYPLWKYIMVILVVAVCALYASPNLYGEDPAVQVSAGRNAEVNTQTLEQVQQTLQQQNIDAKGVALEEQQILVRLNSDDAQLPTREALERALGDDYVVALNLAPATPDWLESLGAGPMKLGLDLRGGVHFLMEVDMSAALGRALENLEEDFRTSLREERLRYRRVELVENGLEVQFRDAETLEQAVSFLEEKNPQLRIVEGDELTIKATLTEQRLKEIREYALKQNITIMRNRVNQLGVAEPVIQRQGADRIVVQLPGIQDTARAKEILNATATLQFRMVDLDHDVRDAVEGRVPPGSQLLMDRNGQPQLLEKRIMLTGDHIVDANSAFDEYGRPQVSIKLDSEGGDKMSRGTKDNIGKPMATVFIEYKPTPEKDDEGKTVFEKHEEVINVATIQARLGRDFRITGLDSPQEAQNLSLLLRAGALVAPIQIVEERTIGPSLGAENINLGMQAIIWGLCLVLAFMVLYYKKFGIVANMALLVNLVMIVGVMSLIPGATLTLPGMAGIVLTVGMAVDANVLIFERIREELRDGRSPQQAIHHGYDSALSTIADANITTLIAAIILFAVGTGPIKGFSVTLAIGILTSMFTAIVGTRAIVNSVWGGKRLEKLSI from the coding sequence GTGATTAATCAATATCCGCTATGGAAGTACATTATGGTGATCCTGGTGGTCGCCGTGTGTGCTCTGTATGCGTCTCCCAATCTCTACGGTGAGGACCCGGCGGTGCAAGTATCGGCCGGCCGTAACGCCGAGGTAAACACCCAAACCCTGGAGCAGGTGCAGCAAACCCTTCAGCAACAGAATATTGATGCCAAAGGCGTTGCCCTAGAAGAACAGCAGATCTTGGTGCGCCTGAACAGTGATGACGCTCAGTTGCCGACCCGTGAGGCGTTAGAACGCGCCCTGGGCGATGATTATGTGGTGGCGTTGAATCTGGCACCCGCAACCCCCGATTGGCTGGAAAGCCTGGGCGCCGGCCCCATGAAGCTGGGTCTGGACTTACGCGGTGGTGTGCACTTCTTAATGGAAGTGGATATGAGCGCGGCACTGGGCCGGGCACTGGAAAACCTGGAAGAAGATTTTCGCACCAGTCTGCGCGAGGAGCGCTTGCGTTATCGTCGGGTGGAGTTGGTTGAAAACGGTCTGGAAGTGCAATTCCGTGACGCCGAAACACTGGAACAGGCGGTCAGCTTTCTGGAAGAAAAAAATCCACAGCTGCGCATTGTTGAAGGCGATGAGCTGACGATTAAAGCGACACTGACCGAACAACGCTTAAAAGAGATTCGTGAATACGCTCTGAAACAAAATATCACTATCATGCGCAACCGAGTCAACCAACTGGGTGTGGCAGAGCCGGTGATTCAGCGGCAGGGCGCCGATCGCATCGTGGTGCAGCTGCCCGGCATTCAGGACACCGCGCGAGCTAAGGAAATCCTTAACGCTACTGCGACCTTGCAGTTCCGTATGGTGGATTTGGATCATGACGTGCGCGATGCGGTAGAAGGTCGTGTGCCACCAGGATCGCAGTTGTTAATGGACCGCAACGGTCAGCCACAGTTATTGGAAAAGCGCATTATGCTGACTGGCGATCATATCGTCGATGCCAATTCAGCGTTTGATGAATACGGTCGGCCTCAGGTGAGCATTAAGCTGGATTCGGAAGGTGGTGATAAGATGTCGCGTGGCACCAAAGATAATATCGGTAAGCCTATGGCGACGGTGTTTATCGAGTACAAGCCGACCCCTGAGAAAGACGACGAAGGTAAGACGGTGTTTGAAAAACACGAAGAAGTCATCAACGTCGCTACGATCCAGGCGCGCTTAGGTCGTGATTTCCGAATCACTGGCCTGGACTCGCCTCAGGAAGCACAAAATTTGTCGCTACTGCTGCGTGCCGGTGCTTTGGTGGCGCCGATTCAGATCGTCGAGGAGCGTACCATTGGTCCGAGCCTGGGTGCTGAGAACATTAACCTGGGTATGCAGGCCATTATCTGGGGGCTGTGTCTGGTGCTGGCCTTTATGGTTCTCTACTACAAGAAGTTCGGTATCGTGGCCAATATGGCGCTACTGGTAAACCTGGTGATGATCGTGGGCGTGATGTCTCTCATCCCCGGAGCCACGCTGACGCTACCGGGCATGGCAGGTATTGTACTGACGGTGGGTATGGCGGTAGATGCCAACGTACTGATCTTCGAGCGGATCCGAGAGGAGCTGCGCGATGGCCGCAGTCCGCAGCAGGCCATTCATCACGGCTATGACAGTGCCTTGTCTACCATCGCCGATGCCAATATCACCACCCTGATCGCGGCAATTATTCTGTTTGCTGTCGGTACCGGACCTATTAAAGGTTTCTCGGTGACGCTGGCCATTGGCATCCTGACATCGATGTTCACGGCTATTGTCGGAACCCGTGCGATCGTGAATTCAGTCTGGGGCGGTAAACGTCTCGAGAAGCTATCCATCTAG
- the yajC gene encoding preprotein translocase subunit YajC has protein sequence MSLFISNAYAQDAGAAQGGGFEMLIMLAIFGLIFYFMLYRPQAKRVKEHKNLVNSLGKGDEVLTQGGLVGRITKVSEEKDFIEVELNEDNRIVVQKNSVTAVLPKGTMKGI, from the coding sequence ATGAGTTTATTTATTTCCAATGCCTATGCTCAGGACGCTGGTGCCGCTCAAGGCGGTGGTTTTGAGATGTTGATCATGCTGGCTATCTTCGGCCTGATCTTTTACTTCATGCTGTACCGCCCTCAGGCTAAGCGCGTTAAAGAGCATAAAAATCTGGTTAACTCGCTGGGCAAAGGTGATGAGGTGTTGACTCAAGGCGGACTGGTAGGACGAATCACCAAGGTCAGCGAAGAGAAAGACTTTATCGAAGTGGAACTGAACGAAGACAACCGTATTGTGGTGCAGAAGAACTCGGTAACAGCCGTACTCCCCAAGGGCACCATGAAAGGCATTTAA
- the tgt gene encoding tRNA guanosine(34) transglycosylase Tgt: MKYELLKTDGAARRGRLVFERGVVETPAFMPVGTYGTVKGMTPEELAESGAEICLGNTFHLMLRPGTEIMKQHGDLHDFMHWDKPILTDSGGFQVFSLGDLRKITEEGVTFRSPINGEKIMLTPEKSMQVQRDLGADIVMIFDECTPYPATRQQARESMELSLRWAKRSKDAHEGNKAALFGIVQGGMYEDLRDKSLEGLCEIGFDGYAIGGLSVGEPKEDMIRVLDNTAHQIPVDKPRYLMGVGKPEDIVEAVRRGIDMFDCVMPTRNARNGHLFVTEGVIKIRNARHRTDTGPLDENCDCYTCKNYSRSYLHHLDKCNEILGARLNTIHNLRYYQRVMEGLRGAIADGKLDDFVQTFYAQKGMEVPALTAAPSSTNNE; the protein is encoded by the coding sequence ATGAAATACGAATTATTAAAAACCGACGGTGCCGCACGGCGCGGTCGGTTGGTGTTTGAGCGCGGAGTGGTGGAAACCCCCGCCTTTATGCCGGTGGGGACCTATGGCACCGTGAAGGGGATGACTCCGGAAGAGTTGGCCGAGTCTGGTGCAGAGATCTGCCTTGGGAACACGTTCCATTTGATGTTGCGCCCGGGCACCGAGATCATGAAACAACACGGTGATCTGCATGACTTTATGCATTGGGACAAACCGATTCTTACCGACTCGGGTGGCTTTCAGGTCTTTAGCTTAGGGGACCTGCGGAAGATTACCGAAGAGGGCGTGACCTTTCGCTCGCCCATTAATGGTGAGAAGATCATGCTGACCCCGGAAAAGTCCATGCAGGTACAACGGGATCTGGGGGCGGACATTGTGATGATCTTTGATGAATGTACCCCTTATCCGGCTACCCGGCAGCAAGCGCGAGAGTCCATGGAACTCTCCTTACGGTGGGCCAAACGCAGTAAGGACGCCCACGAGGGAAACAAGGCGGCGTTGTTTGGTATCGTTCAGGGCGGTATGTACGAGGACCTGCGCGATAAGTCACTGGAAGGTCTCTGTGAGATCGGCTTCGATGGCTATGCCATCGGTGGCCTGTCGGTGGGCGAACCGAAGGAAGATATGATTCGGGTATTAGACAATACCGCCCACCAGATTCCCGTCGATAAACCTCGCTACCTGATGGGAGTAGGCAAGCCAGAAGATATTGTCGAAGCGGTGCGCCGCGGGATCGACATGTTCGACTGTGTGATGCCGACGCGTAATGCCCGTAATGGTCATCTGTTTGTGACCGAAGGGGTAATTAAGATCCGAAATGCGCGTCACCGTACCGATACCGGACCGTTGGATGAAAATTGTGATTGCTACACTTGTAAAAACTATTCGCGGTCATATCTACATCATCTCGACAAATGCAATGAGATTCTCGGCGCACGTCTGAATACCATCCACAACCTGCGTTATTATCAGCGGGTTATGGAAGGGCTAAGAGGTGCCATTGCCGACGGTAAACTGGATGACTTTGTGCAGACCTTCTACGCCCAAAAAGGGATGGAGGTGCCTGCATTGACAGCCGCACCCTCGTCGACCAATAACGAATAA